A stretch of Coturnix japonica isolate 7356 chromosome 11, Coturnix japonica 2.1, whole genome shotgun sequence DNA encodes these proteins:
- the NUDT19 gene encoding nucleoside diphosphate-linked moiety X motif 19: protein MNPRLRHWREAASVLLAAGARGQRAPCPLGPCDYELLLLQRSSRSSFMPSAHVFPGGLVEAADFSAEWLRLLPATPRCGLGAVRPPPPGSSRAPLFSTDRQQLGSPLPGEVAFRICAIRETFEEAGILLLAPGDRPRDGSGPVRSLPAEQLLSAAELGEWRRRVQEDPACFLQLCRHLGCVPDIWALHEWSNWLTPVGRAGRGGRRYDTAFYLCCLESRPPHTVQDDQEIAAFMWSSPLEAIERFKSQEIWLAPPQFYEVCRLCNFSSLDALHKFSSDRALEGCERWLPVMLTAADGFIQLLPGDELYPEDPDYTGEKKPTMSTDKTVEDLMKEGSILHRIVIKNTNSVAVYVNIQAKYKHVNPLMINTDSSNYNSRL from the exons ATGAACCCCAGGCTGCGGCACTGGAGGGAAGCGGCTTCGGTTCTGCTGGCGGCGGGCGCGCGAGGGCAGCGGGCGCCGTGTCCGCTGGGGCCCTGTGACTAcgagctgctgcttttacagcGCAGCTCCCGCAGCAGCTTCATGCCCAGCGCTCACGTGTTCCCGGGCGGTCTGGTGGAGGCGGCGGATTTCTCGGCCGAGTGGCTGCGGCTGCTGCCCGCTACGCCGCGCTGCGGGCTGGGCGCCGTCCGGCCGCCGCCTCCGGGCAGCAGCCGCGCCCCGCTCTTCTCCACCGACCGGCAGCAGCTGGGCTCGCCGCTGCCCGGGGAGGTCGCCTTCCGAATCTGCGCTATCCGGGAGACCTTCGAGGAGGCGGGGATCCTCCTACTGGCTCCGGGGGACCGGCCGCGGGACGGGAGCGGCCCGGTCCGTTCGCTGCCCGCCGAGCAGCTGCTCTCCGCGGCGGAGCTGGGCGAGTGGCGGCGCCGGGTGCAGGAAGACCCCGCgtgtttcctgcagctctgccgGCACCTGGGCTGCGTCCCCGACATCTGGGCGCTGCACGAGTGGAGCAACTGGCTGACCCCGGTGGGCAGGGCGGGCCGCGGCGGGCGGCGCTACGACACCGCCTTCTACCTGTGCTGTCTGGAGAGCAGGCCGCCGCACACCGTGCAGGACGACCAGGAGATAGCGGCCTTTATG TGGTCATCGCCCCTAGAAGCTATCGAACGCTTTAAATCTCAAGAAATCTGGCTCGCTCCACCTCAGTTCTATGAAGTATGTAGACTGTGCAACTTCTCCTCACTGGATGCCTTACACAAGTTCAGCTCCGATCGAGCTCTAGAGGGATGTGAACGTTGGCTGCCTGTGATGTTAACTGCTGCAGATGGCTTCATTCAGCTCTTACCAG gtgACGAGTTATACCCAGAAGATCCAGATTATACAGGCGAAAAGAAACCAACAATGTCAACAGATAAGACAGTTGAAGATCTCATGAAAGAGGGTAGTATATTACACAGgatagtaataaaaaataccAACAGTGTTGCTGTCTATGTTAATATTCAAGCAAAATATAAGCACGTGAATCCGCTGATGATAAACACTGATAGTTCAAACTACAATAGCAGATTATAA